In Macaca fascicularis isolate 582-1 chromosome X, T2T-MFA8v1.1, one DNA window encodes the following:
- the GABRQ gene encoding gamma-aminobutyric acid receptor subunit theta isoform X1, whose translation MGIRGMLRAAVILLLIRTWLAEGNYPSPIPKFHFEFSSAVPEVVLNLFNCKNCANEAVVQKILDRVLSRYDVRLRPNFGGAPVPVRISIYVTSIEQISEMNMDYTITMFFHQTWKDSRLAYYETTLNLTLDYRMHEKLWVPDCYFLNSKDAFVHDVTVENRVFQLHPDGTVRYGIRLTTTAACSLDLHKFPMDKQACNLVVESYGYTVEDIILFWDDNGNAIHMTEELHIPQFTFLGRTITSKEVYFYTGSYIRLILKFQVQREVNSYLVQVYWPTVLTTITSWISFWMNYDSSAARVTIGLTSMLILTTIDSHLRDKLPNISCIKAIDIYILVCLFFVFLSLLEYVYINYLFYSRGPRRQPRRRRRPRRVIAHYRYQQVVVENVQDGLINVEDGVSSLPITPAQAPLASPESLGSLTSTSEQAQLATSESLSPLTSLSGQAPLATGESLSDLPSTSEQARHSYGVRFNGFQADDSIIPTEIRNRAEAHGHGVTHDHEDSDESLSSDEHHGHGPSGKPMLHDGKKGVQEAGWDLDDNSVKSGCLAVEEQLKCDTNSTWGLNEDELMAHGHEKDNSSESEDSCPPSPGCSFTEGFSFDLFNPDYVPKVDKWSRFLFPLAFGLFNIVYWVYHMY comes from the exons ATGGGCATCCGAGGCATGCTGCGAGCCGCAGTGATCCTGCTGCTCATCAGGACCTGGCTCGCGGAGGGCAACTACCCCAGTCCCATCCCGAAATTCCACTTCGAGTTCTCCTCCGCTGTGCCCGAAGTCGTCCTGAACCTCTTCAACTG CAAAAATTGTGCAAATGAAGCTGTGGTTCAAAAGATTTTGGACAGGGTGCTGTCGAGATACGATGTCCGCCTGAGACCGAATTTTGGAG GTGCCCCCGTGCCTGTGAGAATATCTATTTATGTCACCAGCATTGAACAGATCTCAGAAATGAATATG GACTACACGATCACGATGTTTTTTCATCAGACTTGGAAAGATTCACGCTTAGCATACTATGAGACCACCCTGAACTTGACCCTGGACTATCGGATGCATGAGAAGTTGTGGGTCCCTGACTGCTACTTTCTGAATAGCAAGGATGCTTTCGTGCATGATGTGACTGTGGAAAATCGCGTGTTTCAGCTTCACCCAGATGGAACGGTGCGGTATGGCATCCG ACTCACCACTACAGCAGCCTGTTCCCTGGATCTGCATAAATTCCCTATGGACAAGCAGGCCTGCAACCTGGTGGTGGAGAGCT ATGGTTACACAGTTGAAGACATCATATTATTCTGGGATGACAATGGGAACGCCATCCACATGACTGAGGAGCTGCATATCCCTCAGTTCACTTTCCTGGGGAGGACGATTACTAGCAAGGAGGTGTATTTCTACACAG GTTCCTACATACGCCTGATACTGAAGTTCCAGGTTCAGAGGGAAGTTAACAGCTACCTTGTGCAAGTCTACTGGCCTACTGTCCTCACCACTATTACCTCTTGGATATCATTTTGGATGAACTATGATTCCTCTGCAGCCAGGGTGACAATTG GCCTAACTTCAATGCTCATCCTGACCACCATCGACTCACATCTGCGGGATAAGCTCCCCAACATTTCCTGTATCAAGGCCATTGATATCTATATCCTCGTGTGCTTGTTCTTTGTGTTCCTGTCCTTGCTGGAGTATGTCTACATCAACTATCTTTTCTACAGTCGAGGACCTCGGCGCCAGCCTAGGCGACGCAGGAGACCCCGAAGAGTCATTGCCCACTACCGCTACCAGCAAGTGGTGGTggaaaatgtgcag GATGGCCTGATTAACGTGGAAGACGGAGTCAGCTCTCTCCCCATCACCCCAGCGCAGGCCCCCCTGGCAAGCCCGGAAAGCCTCGGTTCTTTGACGTCCACCTCCGAGCAGGCCCAGCTGGCCACCTCGGAAAGCCTCAGCCCACTCACTTCTCTCTCAGGCCAGGCCCCCCTGGCCACTGGAGAAAGCCTGAGTGATCTCCCCTCCACCTCAGAGCAGGCCCGGCACAGCTATGGTGTTCGCTTTAATGGTTTCCAGGCTGATGACAGTATTATTCCTACCGAAATCCGCAACCGTGCCGAAGCCCATGGCCATGGTGTTACCCATGACCATGAAGATTCCGATGAGAGCTTGAGCTCAGATGAGCACCATGGTCATGGCCCCAGTGGGAAGCCCATGCTTCACGATGGCAAGAAGGGTGTGCAAGAAGCAGGCTGGGACCTTGATGACAACAGTGTCAAGAGTGGCTGCCTTGCCGTTGAGGAGCAACTCAAGTGTGATACTAACAGTACCTGGGGCCTTAATGAGGATGAGCTCATGGCCCATGGCCATGAGAAGGACAATAGCTCAGAGTCTGAGGATAGTTGCCCCCCAAGCCCTGGGTGCTCCTTCACTGAAGGGTTCTCCTTTGATCTCTTTAACCCTGACTACGTCCCTAAGGTTGACAAGTGGTCCCGGTTCCTCTTCCCTCTGGCCTTTGGGTTATTCAACATTGTTTACTGGGTATACCATATGTATTAG
- the GABRQ gene encoding gamma-aminobutyric acid receptor subunit theta isoform X2 translates to MGIRGMLRAAVILLLIRTWLAEGNYPSPIPKFHFEFSSAVPEVVLNLFNCKNCANEAVVQKILDRVLSRYDVRLRPNFGGAPVPVRISIYVTSIEQISEMNMDYTITMFFHQTWKDSRLAYYETTLNLTLDYRMHEKLWVPDCYFLNSKDAFVHDVTVENRVFQLHPDGTVRYGIRLTTTAACSLDLHKFPMDKQACNLVVESYGYTVEDIILFWDDNGNAIHMTEELHIPQFTFLGRTITSKEVYFYTGSYIRLILKFQVQREVNSYLVQVYWPTVLTTITSWISFWMNYDSSAARVTIGLTSMLILTTIDSHLRDKLPNISCIKAIDIYILVCLFFVFLSLLEYVYINYLFYSRGPRRQPRRRRRPRRVIAHYRYQQVVVENVQVFRSDAGPRQ, encoded by the exons ATGGGCATCCGAGGCATGCTGCGAGCCGCAGTGATCCTGCTGCTCATCAGGACCTGGCTCGCGGAGGGCAACTACCCCAGTCCCATCCCGAAATTCCACTTCGAGTTCTCCTCCGCTGTGCCCGAAGTCGTCCTGAACCTCTTCAACTG CAAAAATTGTGCAAATGAAGCTGTGGTTCAAAAGATTTTGGACAGGGTGCTGTCGAGATACGATGTCCGCCTGAGACCGAATTTTGGAG GTGCCCCCGTGCCTGTGAGAATATCTATTTATGTCACCAGCATTGAACAGATCTCAGAAATGAATATG GACTACACGATCACGATGTTTTTTCATCAGACTTGGAAAGATTCACGCTTAGCATACTATGAGACCACCCTGAACTTGACCCTGGACTATCGGATGCATGAGAAGTTGTGGGTCCCTGACTGCTACTTTCTGAATAGCAAGGATGCTTTCGTGCATGATGTGACTGTGGAAAATCGCGTGTTTCAGCTTCACCCAGATGGAACGGTGCGGTATGGCATCCG ACTCACCACTACAGCAGCCTGTTCCCTGGATCTGCATAAATTCCCTATGGACAAGCAGGCCTGCAACCTGGTGGTGGAGAGCT ATGGTTACACAGTTGAAGACATCATATTATTCTGGGATGACAATGGGAACGCCATCCACATGACTGAGGAGCTGCATATCCCTCAGTTCACTTTCCTGGGGAGGACGATTACTAGCAAGGAGGTGTATTTCTACACAG GTTCCTACATACGCCTGATACTGAAGTTCCAGGTTCAGAGGGAAGTTAACAGCTACCTTGTGCAAGTCTACTGGCCTACTGTCCTCACCACTATTACCTCTTGGATATCATTTTGGATGAACTATGATTCCTCTGCAGCCAGGGTGACAATTG GCCTAACTTCAATGCTCATCCTGACCACCATCGACTCACATCTGCGGGATAAGCTCCCCAACATTTCCTGTATCAAGGCCATTGATATCTATATCCTCGTGTGCTTGTTCTTTGTGTTCCTGTCCTTGCTGGAGTATGTCTACATCAACTATCTTTTCTACAGTCGAGGACCTCGGCGCCAGCCTAGGCGACGCAGGAGACCCCGAAGAGTCATTGCCCACTACCGCTACCAGCAAGTGGTGGTggaaaatgtgcag GTCTTCAGAAGTGATGCTGGGCCCAGGCAGTGA